The Streptomyces sp. NBC_01439 genome contains the following window.
CGTTGGAGTGGCCGCGGACGGGGCAGACACCGGCGCCGGGGCGGCCGATGTTGCCGCGCAGCAGGAGGAGGTTGACGACCTCGCGGATGGTGGCGACGGCGTGCTTGTGCTGGGTGAGGCCCATGGCCCAGCAGACGATGGTGCGCTGGGAGGCCAGGACCATGGCCAGGGCCTGCTCGATCTCGGGGCGGGTCAGGCCCGTCGCGGTGAGGGTCTCGTCCCAGTCGGCTTCCTTCGCGGCGGCCGCGAGTTCCTCGTAGCCGTGGGTGTGCTCGCGTATGAAGGCCTCGTCGGTGGCGCCCTCCGTCTCGATGACGAGCTTGTTGAGGAGCCGGAAGAGGGCCTGGTCGCCGCCGATGCGGATCTGTAGGAAGAGGTCGGTGAGGGCGGTGCCCTTGAACATGCCGATGGGGGTCTGCGGGTTCTTGAACCGTTCCGTGCCGGCCTCGGGCAGCGGGTTCACCGAGATGATCTTCGCGCCGGACGTCTTGGCCTTCTCCAGGGCGGAGAGCATGCGCGGGTGGTTGGTGCCCGGGTTCTGTCCGGCGACGATGATCAGGTCGGCCTGGTGGAGGTCTTCGAGGGAGACGCTGCCCTTGCCGATGCCGATGGTCTCGGTCAGTGCGGAGCCCGAGGACTCGTGGCACATGTTGGAGCAGTCGGGCAGGTTGTTGGTGCCGAACTCGCGGGCGAAGAGCTGGAAGAGGAACGCGGCCTCGTTGCTGGTGCGGCCCGAGGTGTAGAAGAGGGCCTCGTCGGGGGAGTCGAGGGCGGTCAGCTCTTCGGCGATGATCGCGAAGGCTCGTTCCCAGCTGACCGGCTCGTACCGGTCGTCGCCGCCGGGCGCGGCCCCGGTCTCCAGGAGCATGGGCTGCGTGATGCGGCCCTGCTGGCCCAGCCAGTAGCCGGAACGCGTGGCGAGGTCGGCCAGCGGGTGCGCGGCGAAGAACTCGGGGGTGACCCGGCGCAGCGTGGCCTCCTCCGCGACGGCCTTGGCGCCGTTCTCGCAGAATTCGGCCGTGTGCCGCTTGTCGCCCTCGGGCCAGGCGCAGCCCGGGCAGTCGAAGCCGTCCTTCTGGTTGACCTTGAGGAGGGTGCGGGCGGTCCGGGCCACGCCCATCTGCTGCTGGGCGATCCGCAGGGTGTGGCCGATCGCCGGCAGCCCTGCGGCCGCGTGCTTGGGCGGTGTGACCTGCGGTGCGTCCTGTACCGGATCACCTGTGGGCGGCTTGGTCGCCATCGCGCTCCCCTTCGAGCGTACGTACGTATGCAGCACAAGTAGCCGCGTCCTTCGATCCTTGCACGGACCACGGAATCAGGGGAGGGCGGTCCGGTGCTCACCGCACCCCGGTCGGGTGCGCCGGGGGCGTCCGGTGGGGAGGATGCGCCGGGGGAGGCGACGGGCCGGAATTGTCGGTGGGGGCGCCTAGGATCGGTGCGTGGCAGATTCAGCATCGAAGAAGACGGACCAGACGACCGCAGGGGACCGCCCCCGCCTGATGCTCATGGACGGGCACTCCCTGGCCTACCGGGCGTTTTTCGCGCTGCCCGCGGAGAACTTCACGACCGCGACGGGGCAGCCGACCAACGCAATCTACGGTTTCGCGTCGATGCTGGCGAACACGCTGCGCGACGAGGCCCCCACGCACTTCGCGGTGGCGTTCGACGTCTCCCGCAAGACGTGGCGTTCGACGGAGTTCCCCGAGTACAAGGCGAACCGCTCCAAGACCCCCGACGAGTTCAAGGGGCAGGTCGAGCTGATCGGCGAGCTGCTCGACACGATGCACGTGCCGCGGTTCGCGGTCGACGGCTTCGAGGCCGACGACGTGATCGCGACGCTGGCGACGCAGGCGGAGGCGGCCGGCTTCGACGTGCTGATCGTCACCGGCGACCGCGACTCCTTCCAGCTCGTCTCCGAGCACACCACCGTGCTCTACCCGACCAAGGGCGTCTCCGAGCTCACCCGGTTCACCCCGGAGAAGGTCGTGGAGAAGTACGGCCTCACCCCGCAGCAGTACCCGGACTTCGCGGCGCTGCGCGGCGACCCGTCCGACAACCTGCCGGGCATTCCGGGCGTCGGTGAGAAGACCGCGGCCAAGTGGATCACCCAGTTCGGGTCGTTCGCGGAGCTCGTGGAGCGCGCCGAGGAGGTCAAGGGCAAGGCCGGGCAGAACTTCCGGGACCACCTGGAGGCCGTCAAGCTCAACCGGGTCCTGACCGAGATGGTCAAGGACGTGGAGCTGCCCAAGGCCCCGGCCGACCTGGTCCGCGCCCCCTACGACCGGACCGCCATGCTCGGCGTGCTGGACGTGCTGGAGATCCGCAACGCCTCGCTGCGCGAGCGGCTGCTCGCCGTGGACCCGGGCGCGGCCGCCCCGGAGGCCCCGGCTCCGGCGGCCGGCGTGGAGCTGGACGCGTCCGTGCTGGGCACGGGCGAGCTGGCGCCGTGGCTGGAGGGCCACGCGGGCGACCCGCTGGGCATCGCGACCGTCGACAGCTGGGCGCTGGGCCAGGGCAACGTCACCGAGATCGCGCTGGCCGCGGCCGGCGGAGCCGCCGCCTGGTTCACGCCCGCCGAGCTGGACGAGGCGGACGAGCGGGCCTTCGCGGCCTGGGCCGCCGACGCGACGAAGCCCAAGGTCGTGCACAACGCCAAGGGCCTGATGCGGGTCTTCCCCGAGCACGGCTGGACGCTCGCCGGCGTCTCCATGGACACCGCGCTCGCCGCCTACCTGGTCAAGCCGGGCCGCCGGTCCTTCGCCCTGGACGCCCTGTCCATGGAGTACCTGCACCGTGAGCTGGCGCCCGCCGCCGCCGACGGGCAGCTGGCCTTCGGCGCCGACGAGACCGCCGAGGCCGAGGCCCTGATGGCGCAGGCCCGCGCGGTCCTGGACCTGGGCGACGCCTTCACCGACAAGCTCGCCGAGGTCGGCGCCGCGGAGCTGCTCCACGACATGGAGCTGCCCACCTCCGAACTCCTCGCCCGGATGGAGCGCTCCGGCATCGCCGCCGACCGCGACCACCTGGAGGCCATGGAGCAGCAGTTCGCCGGGGCCGTGCAGCAGGCCGTCAAGGAAGCGCACGCCACCGTCGGCCACGAGTTCAACCTCGGCTCGCCCAAGCAGCTCCAGGAGGTCTTCTTCGGCGAGCTGGACCTGCCGAAGACGAAGAAGACCAAGACCGGCTACACGACGGACGCGGACGCGCTGGCCTGGCTGGCCACGCAGACCGACCACGAACTCCCGGTGATCATGCTGCGGCACCGGGAGCAGGCCAAGCTGCGCGTCACCGTCGAGGGCCTGGTCAAGACCATCGCCGCCGACGGCCGGGTGCACACCAGCTTCAGCCAGACCGTCGCCGCGACCGGCCGGCTGTCCTCCACCGACCCCAACCTGCAGAACGTGCCGGTGCGCACCGACGAAGGCCGTGCCATCCGCCGCGGCTTCGTCGTCGGCGAGGGCTTCGAGTCCCTGATGACGGCCGACTACAGCCAGATCGAGCTGCGCGTCATGGCCCACCTCTCCGAGGACGAGGGCCTGATCGAGGCGTTCGCGACCGGCGAGGACCTGCACACCACCGTCGCCTCCCAGGTGTTCGGGGTGGAGCGGTCCGAGGTCGACGCCGAGATGCGCCGCAAGATCAAGGCCATGTCGTACGGACTCGCCTACGGGCTCTCCGCGTTCGGCCTCGCCCAGCAGCTGAACATCGAGCCCGCCGAGGCGCGCGGCCTGATGGAGACCTTCTTCGAGCGGTTCGGCGGGGTCCGCGACTACCTCGGCCGGGTCGTTGACGAGGCCCGCGCCACCGGATACACGGCGACGATCTTCGGCCGCCGCCGGTACCTGCCCGACCTCAACAGCGACAACCGCCAGCGCCGCGAGGCCGCCGAGCGGATGGCGCTCAACGCCCCCATCCAGGGCACCGCCGCCGACATCGTCAAGGTCGCGATGCTGCGCGTGGACAAGGCGATCGCCGGGGCCGGTCTGCGCTCGCGGATGCTGCTCCAGGTCCACGACGAAATCGTGCTGGAGATCGCCCCGGGCGAGCGCGAGCAGGTCGAGGAGCTGGTGCGGCGCGAGATGGGCGCCGCCGTCGAGCTCCGGGCCCCGCTGGACGTGTCGGTGGGCGTCGGCCCGGACTGGGAGTCCGCCGCGCACTGATCGCCGTACGGCCCGCCCGGCGCCCGTCCCCGCTGCTCAGGCGGTGGGGACGGGCGTCCGCGTTTCCTCGTCCGCGGGGCGCCCGGTCCGGTCGCGGCGCTGCCGCAGCCGCACGAGGACCCCGTAGACCAGCAGCGCGACGGTCAGTCCGGCGCCCGCGCCGAAGCAGATGGTCGGGATGATGTCGAGCGGCGTACGGATCCGGTCGAAGAAGTCGAAGAAGCGCAGCACGCGCCGGGTGACCCCGGCCGCCACGCACACCACGAGCAGGGCGAGGGCACCCCAGAGCTCCGCGCGGGAGAGCACCGGCACGGACGCGGGGGCCGGGAGCGTGGGAAGCCGGCGCAGGGCGGTCACCGCGAACCAGAGCAGGGCGCATGCGGCGACGGCCGAAGTGCCGTACTGGAGGAAGGAGTAGCCCGGCAGGCCGTAGGCGAGCGGCTCGGCGAGATCGGGCAGCGCGTTCGTGCCCCAGCGGTCGTGGTGCGTGAAGCTGTCCCAGAGCACGTGGGTGAGGGACCCGAGGGCCGCCGAGACGTAGAACCAGCCGACGAGCACGGCCGGCCGGGGACGCTCGCGCCATGCCTCGCCCCGCACGAAGGCGTACGCCCTGCCCCGCCAGGCGCGCGGCAGGAGCGCGATCAGCGGCTCGCGCAGCAGGAGCCAGAACCCCACCAGGACGGCCGTCAGCACGGCGTCCAGCGTGAGGACGCCCGGCAGCGAGTGCGTGAAGGCCCCGTACGTCAGGACGCCTTCGACGATCGCGTCCGTGAAGTAGAAGGTGTCCGGCGCGAACGACCCGAGGACGAGCGCCGAGGCGACGAGGGGGCCCCGCGCACGCCCGGTCCGACGGATGGCCGGAAGTACGGCGGCCGCGTGGCTGAGAGTGAACGGCATGACACCTCTCCTGTGACGTGCTGTGGACGTTCCTTACTTCGGGCCAATGCTCCCGAAGGGTCCAGACAGTATCCGTGACCTGCCTCGGAACGTGGGGATGTGGTGAATTCCCGCCCTCCTTGCGTGCTGTGTGCAGGGAGTTGACGTAGGGTCACGCGGACGTCGAGGGGGAGGGGTCCGGCTCATGTCGGCTCGAATAATCGGACGCAGGCTGCGCAGGGGAACGACGGCCGCCTTGGTCTCCGCTCTGGTGGTCGCCGCGGTGACGGCGTCCCAGGGCCCGGCGGGCGGGAGCACCGACCGGCTCTCCGCCGCCGGGGAGTCAGCCGCGCAGCCGAGGCCGCAGTCGCCGCCGGCCGCGGACACGGCCGGCGGCGACTCCGCGTACTTCACCGAACTCCCGCCGCTGGTGAGCCCGCAGCCACCGGACGTACTGCTGCCGGAGGAGGGGGCGGCGCCGCAGCCACAACCACAGGCCCAGGCCCCGACGGGCCCGCAGGCCGCACCGGCGTCGGTCGTGACCGGGCCGGCGGAAGGGGCGCAGGGGATACCGGCGAGCGTGCTCGCGGCGTACCAGGGCGCGGAGCAGAAGGTCGGGCGGAGCGCCCCGGGCTGCGGACTGCGCTGGCAACTCCTCGCGGCGATCGGCAAGGTGGAGTCCGGGCAGGCGCGGGGCGGGCAGGTCGACGCGGCCGGGACCACGCTGCGGCCGATCCTGGGGCCGGTGCTCGACGGCAACGGCTTCGCGAACATCTCGGACACGGACGGCGGAGCGTACGACGGGGACTCCCGCTACGACCGGGCGGTCGGGCCGATGCAGTTCATCCCCTCCACGTGGGCGGCGTGGGGCCAGGACGCGGACGGCGACGGCCGGCGCAACCCGAACAACGTGCACGACGCGGCCCTGGCGGCCGCCCGTTACCTGTGCGCGGGCAGCCGCGACCTGCGGGTGGACGCGGACCTGGACCGGGCCGTGCTCTCCTACAACCGCTCCACGGAGTACCTGCGCACGGTGCGGTCCTGGTTCACGTACTACCTGAAGGGGACGCACGAAGTCCCGGACCGGCCCGCTACGGGACCGGGCACACCCACGACGCAGCCCCCGAGCCCCACGCCGAAGCCGACGCCGACTCCCACGCCGAAGCCCACGCCGACGCCGACGCCGACGCCGAGCCCCACCCCGACGCCGGACCCGAAGCCGACCCCGACCCCGACGCCGGACCCGAAGCCCACCCCGACTCCCACCCCTACGCCTACGCCTACGCCTACACCCACGCCGACGCCGACACCTACCCCGGACCCGAAGCCCTCGCCGACCCCGACGCCCACACCCACGCCGACCCCGACCCCGAAGCCTTCGCCGACCCCGACGGCCAGCCCGACGCCCAGCTCGTCACGCACGCCGAAGCCCACCGCGTCTCCGGCCTCCGCTCCGACGGTGCCCCGGCCGACCCCGGGGCAACACACGTAGTGCTGTGACCGGGAAGGTTCACCGGGTCACAGCACCAGGCCGCGCCTTGTGGATCAAGCCGGGCTCGCGGATCGAGTCTGGGGTCAGTTCGTGCAGCCGGGAACCGCCCCGACGGGCCGGCAGTTGTTGGGCGTGTTCTCGACGATCCGGCTCCTGACGAGGGTCAGGGAGCCGCCAGAGGGTCCTTGCCAGACGCCGCCGCCGTTGAGCGCGATGTTGCGCCGCACCTTTGTGTCCGTCAGCGTGGTGGTGCCGTCATTGGCGATGCCGCCACCCGTTTGGCCCGCGCGGTTGTCCGCGATGGTCGTCGAGGAGATGTCCATCGGAGAGCGGTCGTTGTAGATTCCGCCGCCCTGCTGGAAGGCGCGGTTGCCTTCGATGTGCGAGTTCTTGATGGTCAGGGAGACCCCGGCGGTGAAGATGCCGCCTCCCAGCTCCGTGGCCTGGTTCCGCACCACTTTGGTCTTCTTCAGCAGGGTGGTGCTTCCCGGCCCGTTGTAGATGGCGCCACCCCGCTGGGCAGCACTGTCCCGCACGACGCTGTCGTGGATCTCAAGGGTGCTGCTCTGGTTCACATAGATGGCGCCCCCCTGGTTCGCCGTGCTGTTGGTCACGGTGCTGTGCTTGAGGATGAGCGTCCCGCCGTCCGTGGGCAGGTAGGTGCCGGCGTAGTCGAGATAGCCGCCACCGGTCGCGGTGATGCCCTCGACCGTCAGGCGCCCGCCGGGGCCGTCGATCTCCGCGATGCGGAAGCCCTCGGTCGCGTCGGGATCCCGTCGGATGGTGGTCTTGTCTCCCAGCAGCGTGACGGTGCCCGTGATCCTGGGCAGGGCGTTGGGGCCGAGGCCGCCGGTCGACGCGGGAGTGAGGACGTTGTAGACGTATTTGGGTGCGAGCCGGATGGTGTGCGGTCCGGTGTTGTTGTTCGCGGCGTCGATCGCGTTGTTGAGTGCGGTGACGTCGCAGGGAATGGCCGCCAGGGAGGTCGCGTCCGCGGTGTTGCCGAGACTGAGCGCGGCCACGACCGGTACAACCAGGGCCGCTGCCTTGAGTCGACGTCTCTGCATCACTTCTCCGATCATCGTGTGCAATCGTTTGATTACTTTCCGTTGATGATCAGTGTTCCATGGGGTGGGTGTCCCGCCGCGTGCAACGCGGGGGCGGGCGTGCCGGCGGGCGCCGAGATCCCCCGGGCGGCCCAGTGGTGATCTGTGGCCCGAACGGTTCTCATCTCGCCCCCGCGTTGCTACGGTGCCCCATCTCTGACGCCTCATCAGATTTCGGAGCCCCGGCATGCGCGCATTCGTCGCCGCCGCCATCGGCCTCGCGGCCGCGCTGGCCCTCGTGTTCGCCATCACGGCGTTCGGGGTGCCCGAAGGCGAGACCTCACCCAAGCCCCTGCTCACCACCGCGCCCCCCGCGCCCGGAAAGTAGAGGAGGGCCCGGCCGTGCGACGCAGAGCGAGCCTTGTCCTGCTGGCCCTCGCCGTGTTCTGCGCGGCCCTCGCGCCGCTGCTGCGCTGGTACGCGTACCCCCGCCTCGCCAAGATCCCGCCGAACCAGTACCAGGAGATGGTCCTGGAGGCGAAGGACGCCACGCTCCTCGACTACACCGGCGGCATGCAGCCGAAGAAGGTCGACAAGGTCACCATCGTCCAGACCCTCAAGGGCAACGTCGAGGCGTCGAAGGAGATAGAGGCGAGCGCGGGCAAGGACGTCGTCGTCTGGGACACCCTGTCCTACATCATCGGCCCGGACGGGAAGATGGTCTCCCAGATCCCCGAGCGCTACATCTTCGACGCGCACACCCAGGACCCGGTCCACGCCACCGGGGAGACGGTCGACGGGGACCCGGTCAAGCGCGAGGGCATCGAGTTCAAGTGGCCCTTCTTCACCGAGCCGCGCGACTACCTCTACTTCGACGCGCAGACCCGCACCTCCTCGCCGATCCACTACGTCGGGCCGCGCACGTTCAAGGGCATGGACGTCTACTACTTCGAGCAGACCGTCCCGTGGACCAAGGTCCCCATGCCCAAGAAGATGCCGATCGAGGGCATCGACCCGTCGACGATCGAGGCGGCCACCGGCACCACCCTCTGGTACACGGTCAAGGCGAGGTTCTGGGTCGACCCGGTGACCGGCGCGCCCGTCAACGCCGAGCAGGACATCCAGCAGGAGATGCGCGGCGGCATCGCGGCCGGCGGCCCCGACGGCAAGCTGACCGCCTTCGCCGGACACGTCACCATGCGCGAGGACTACTCCGACTACACGGTCGACCTCGTCAGGTCGAACCGTACGAAGGTCCTCGCCCTGCATACCTACGCGCCGATCGGCCTGGCCGCCGGCGGGCTCGTACTGCTCGGCGTGGCGCTGTGGCTGGAGGCCCGCGGCCGCCGCGTCAGCGCCTGAGCCGGGCGTTCGTGTGCCGGGTGGGCTCGGCGGTGGCCGGGTCCTCGGGCCAGGGGTGCTTGGGATAGCGCCCGCGCAGTTCCGCGCGCACGGCCCGGTAGCCGCCCTGCCAGAAGGAGGCGAGGTCGGCGGTGACCGCGGCGGGCCGGCCGGCCGGCGACAGCAGGTGCACCAGCACCGGTACGCCCGCCACCCGCGGGGTCTCGGCCAGCCCGAACAGCTCCTGCAGCTTCACCGCGAGCACCGGCTGGCCGTGTTCGGCGGCGTAGTCCACCCGGATCCGGGATCCGCTGGGCACCTCCAGGCGTTCCGGAGCCAGCTCGTCCAGTCGGACGGCCTCCCCGGTGGCCCACGGCAGCAGCCGGTTCAGGGCCTGCCCGGCGTCGATCCGCCCGAGGTCGGCGCGGCGCCGGGCCCGGGACAGTTCGGGCTCCAACCAGTCGTCGGCCCGCTCCAGCAGGGCCCGGTCGTCGGCCACGTCGGGCCAGGCTCCGCCGAGCGTGCGGTGCAGGAAGCCGAGGCGGGCCCGGAGGGTCAGCGCGTCCGGGGACCAGCGCAGCAGGCCGAGCCCCTCGGCGCGCAGCCCGTCGAGGAGAGCGGCCCGGACGAGCGCGGGGTCGGGGGTGCGCAGCGGACGTGCGGACAGTTCGATCGCCCCGAGGCGCTCGGCGGCGCGGGCGATGAGGTCGCCGTCCTCCCAGCGGACCTCTTCCCCCGCGGTGAGCAGGTGCGAGGCGGCGGCGCGGGCGGTGTCCTCGTCGATGACGGCGCCGAGCCGGACCCGGGCGGACGCGGCATGCGGGGGCCTGTCGGCGACGGCGACGGCCAGCCAGGGCGCGCTGCGCAGCCGGGAGCCGTCGCCGAGCTCGGCCGCGGTGCCGTTGGCCATGAGGAGGGCCCCCTCGCCCCTGGCTTTCGCCACCCGCTCGGGGAACCCGAGGGCGGCGATGAGCCCGGCGGCGAGGTCATCGGGTGCGGCTGCGCCGCCGGGGCTCCGCCCCGCACCCCGCGCCTCAAACGCCGGCGAGGCTGAAAGATCGGGGCTCCGCCCCGGACCCCGCGGCTCGGACGCCGGAGGGGCTGAAGAATCAGCCTCGCCGGCGTTTGAGGCGCGGGGGTCCGGGGGCTGGCCCCCGGCAGCGGTGCCGCACCCGAGCGGGGTGCGGGGTGCAGCCCCGGCCCCGGTTCCGGCGGTGCGCCCCGCAGGGGAAACGGCGCGCTCCAGGCGGCGGGCCTCCGCGCGCCAGCGGGCCGCGTAGCCGTCGCCGCCCGCCCGGGCCCGCCGCCAGGCGCCGGCCAGGTCGTCCCCGTACTCCCGCGGCGGCTCCTCGCTCAGCAGGGCCACCACCTCCGCCGCCCGGCGGGCACCGAGGGCCGAGGAGCCGTCCAGCAGGGCCCGGGCCAGCCGCGGGTGCAGTCCGAGCCGGGCCATCCGCTGCCCGCGCGCGGTGACCGCACCGGCCGGGGACACCGCGCCGACGGCCACCAGCACCTCCCGCGCCGCGGCCATGGCCCCGGCCGGCGGCGGATCCAGCAGGGCCAGCCCGGTCGCGTCCGGGTCGCCCCAGCAGGCGGCCTGCAGGGCGAACTGCGCCAGGTCGGCGATGCGGATCTCCGGCGAGGGGAACGCGGCCAGCCGGCCGTCCTCCGCCTCGGCCCAGCAGCGGTACACCGTGCCCGGCGCCTCGCGCCCGGCCCGGCCCGCCCGCTGCCGCCCGGCCGCGCGGGACGCCCGTACGGTCGCCAGTGCGCCCAGGCCCCGCGCGTGGTCCACGCGGGGCTCGCGGGCCAGCCCGGAGTCCACCACCACGCGCACCCCGGGGACGGTCAGGCTCGACTCCGCCACGGCGGTGGACAGGATCACCCTGCGGTGATCGGCGACGGAGAGCGCCGCGTCCTGGACCGCCGCCGGGGCCCGGCCGTGGATCTGGAGCACCTCCGCGTCCACCCCGCCCAGCTGCCCGGCGACCCGGGCGATCTCGCCGACGCCGGGCAGGAAGCACAGGACGTCGCCGTCGCGCTCGGCCAGCGCCCGCCGCACCACCGAGGCCACGTGCGTCAGCTGCGCCGGGTCCACCCGCATCCCGTGCGGGGGCCGCACCGGCTTGGCCGGCGGGGCCCAGACCGTCTCCACGGGGTACGAGACACCCGCCGCCTCCACCACCGGCGCACCGCCCGGGCCTCCCTGGCCGAGAACGTGCGCCCAGCCGGCCGAGTCCGTCGTCGCCGAGGCCGCCACCAGCCGCAGCTCCGGGCGCAGGGTCTCCCGTACGTCGAGGAGGAAGGCGGCGACCGTGTCGGCGTCCAGGTGCCGCTCGTGGCACTCGTCCAGGACCACCACGTCCACCCCGGTCAGCTCCTGGTCGCGCTGGAGGCGCTGGAGCAGCACTCCGGTGGTCACCACCTCCACCACGGTGTCCGGACCCGCCACCCGTTCCCCGCGCACGGTGAAGCCGACCGCGCCGCCGACCTGCTCGCCCAGCAGCCAGGCCATCCGGCGCGCCGCGGCCCGGGCGGCGATCCGCCGGGGCTCGGCGACGACCACCCGGCGCCGCGGGCCGCCGCCCACCAGTCCGGCCAGCACCAGCGGCACCAGCGTGGTCTTGCCGGTGCCGGGCGGGGCGCAGAGCACCGCAGTGCCGTGGCCGTCCAGCGCTGAGACGAGCGCGGGCACGGCCTCCCGCACGGGCAGGGAGTCGAGGGCGGCGGTACGGATCACGTCAGTCGCGCTCGCAGACGAAGATCGCGGTGCCCGGGATCAGGTTGCCGCGCAGCGGGGACCAGCCGCCCCACTCCTGGCTGTTCCACTCCGGCCACTCGGGCTCGACCAGGTCGAGCAGGCGGAAGCCGCCCGCCACCACGTCGCGCACCCGGTCGCCGATCGTGCGGTGGTGCTCCACGTATACGGCGCGGCCCTGCTCGTCCTGTTCCACGTACGCGGTGCGGTCGAAGTAGGAGGCGGCGACGGACAGCCCCTCGGGTCCGGGCTCGTCGGGGAAGGCCCAGCGGACGGGGTGGGTCACGGAGAACACCCAGCGGCCGCCGGGGCGCAGCACGCGGTGCACCTCGCGCATGACGTTGACCGGGTCGGCGACGAAGGGCACGGCTCCGTAGGCGGAGCAGGCCAGGTCGAAGGAGCCGGCGCGGAAGGGCAGCCGTCCGGCGTCGGCCTCGACCAGGGGGACGTCGTCGCCGATGCGCAGGGCGTGCTGGAGCTGGCGGTGGGAGAGGTCGAGGGCGACCGGGCGGGCGCCCTGGGCGGCCAGCCAGCGCGAGCACTGGGCGGCGCCGGCGCCGATCTCCAGGACGTCCTTGTCCCTGAGGGAGGCGGCGGGGCCGAGGAGGGCCGCCTCCGCCTCGTCCAGCCCCTCGGGTCCCCACACGAAGCGGTCGTCGCCGAGGAAGGCGCCGTGGTCGCTCTGGTACTCGTCGGCGTTGCGGTCCCACCAGCTGCGGCTCGCCCGGCTGCTCTCCGCTTCCCCCGCGTCACGCCGTGTGGCCTCGGGGTCTTCCACGGAGACCGGATCGGCCTCGGACGCTACTTCGGAGGCGTAGTCCTCTTGGTTCATGGGGCCCGTCGTCGTAGTCTGCGAATGTCTTCTGAATGTGGCAGGAAGCGCCAGGAGGGGCTTCCCGCCCATGAATTGTGCCGGTTGTGCGGCGATCCGCCCGGGGTGTGCGCCTTCGCGCATTGACCCTGTCCGGCTGCCCCCGTATGCTACAAGTTGCGCTGCGAGCCTGTGCTCCTCAGACCTAGCAGGCTGCGCTTGCATCTGTTGATGTCCCCTCGGTTTTCGAGGCCCCGCCGCTCTTCGCGGAAGGGGGTCTCCTTGGCTGTCCGGCTTCTTCGGCAGATGCCGATAAGGGCTCCCGGCGTAGCAGTACCTACGACTTTCTGTCCGTAACCGGAGCCCTTTCCCACATGACGAGCAGCACCGAGACCACCTCTACCACTCCGCAGGTAGCGGTCAACGACATCGGTAACGAGGAAGCCTTCCTCGCCGCGATCGACGAGACGATCAAGTACTTCAACGACGGCGACATCGTCGACGGCGTCATCGTGAAGGTCGACCGGGACGAGGTCCTGCTCGACATCGGTTACAAGACCGAAGGCGTGATCCCGAGCCGTGAGCTCTCGATCAAGCACGACGTCGACCCGAACGAGGTCGTCAAGGTCGGCGACGAGATCGAGGCCCTGGTTCTCCAGAAGGAGGACAAGGAAGGCCGTCTGATCCTGTCCAAGAAGCGCGCTCAGTACGAGCGTGCCTGGGGCACGATCGAGAAGATCAAGGAAGAAGACGGCATCGTCACCGGTACCGTCATCGAGGTCGTCAAGGGTGGTCTCATCCTCGACATCGGCCTCCGCGGCTTCCTGCCGGCCTCTCTCGTCGAGATGCGTCGTGTCCGCGACCTCCAGCCCTACGTGGGCAAGGAGCTCGAGGCGAAGATCATCGAGCTGGACAAGAACCGCAACAACGTGGTCCTGTCCCGCCGCGCCTGGCTGGAGCAGACCCAGTCCGAGGTTCGCCAGACGTTCCTCACCACCCTGCAGAAGGGTCAGGTCCGCTCCGGCGTCGTTTCCTCGATCGTCAACTTCGGTGCCTTCGTGGACCTGGGTGGCGTCGACGGTCTCGTCCACGTCTCCGAGCTGTCCTGGAAGCACATCGACCACCCGTCCGAGGTTGTCGAGGTCGGCCAGGAAGTCACCGTCGAGGTCCTCGACGTCGACATGGACCGCGAGCGTGTCTCCCTGTCGCTGAAGGCGACGCAGGAGGACCCGTGGCAGCAGTTCGCCCGTACGCACCAGATCGGTCAGGTCGTCCCGGGTAAG
Protein-coding sequences here:
- a CDS encoding lytic transglycosylase domain-containing protein; the encoded protein is MSARIIGRRLRRGTTAALVSALVVAAVTASQGPAGGSTDRLSAAGESAAQPRPQSPPAADTAGGDSAYFTELPPLVSPQPPDVLLPEEGAAPQPQPQAQAPTGPQAAPASVVTGPAEGAQGIPASVLAAYQGAEQKVGRSAPGCGLRWQLLAAIGKVESGQARGGQVDAAGTTLRPILGPVLDGNGFANISDTDGGAYDGDSRYDRAVGPMQFIPSTWAAWGQDADGDGRRNPNNVHDAALAAARYLCAGSRDLRVDADLDRAVLSYNRSTEYLRTVRSWFTYYLKGTHEVPDRPATGPGTPTTQPPSPTPKPTPTPTPKPTPTPTPTPSPTPTPDPKPTPTPTPDPKPTPTPTPTPTPTPTPTPTPTPTPDPKPSPTPTPTPTPTPTPKPSPTPTASPTPSSSRTPKPTASPASAPTVPRPTPGQHT
- a CDS encoding right-handed parallel beta-helix repeat-containing protein → MQRRRLKAAALVVPVVAALSLGNTADATSLAAIPCDVTALNNAIDAANNNTGPHTIRLAPKYVYNVLTPASTGGLGPNALPRITGTVTLLGDKTTIRRDPDATEGFRIAEIDGPGGRLTVEGITATGGGYLDYAGTYLPTDGGTLILKHSTVTNSTANQGGAIYVNQSSTLEIHDSVVRDSAAQRGGAIYNGPGSTTLLKKTKVVRNQATELGGGIFTAGVSLTIKNSHIEGNRAFQQGGGIYNDRSPMDISSTTIADNRAGQTGGGIANDGTTTLTDTKVRRNIALNGGGVWQGPSGGSLTLVRSRIVENTPNNCRPVGAVPGCTN
- a CDS encoding SPW_0924 family protein codes for the protein MRAFVAAAIGLAAALALVFAITAFGVPEGETSPKPLLTTAPPAPGK
- a CDS encoding DUF3068 domain-containing protein, giving the protein MRRRASLVLLALAVFCAALAPLLRWYAYPRLAKIPPNQYQEMVLEAKDATLLDYTGGMQPKKVDKVTIVQTLKGNVEASKEIEASAGKDVVVWDTLSYIIGPDGKMVSQIPERYIFDAHTQDPVHATGETVDGDPVKREGIEFKWPFFTEPRDYLYFDAQTRTSSPIHYVGPRTFKGMDVYYFEQTVPWTKVPMPKKMPIEGIDPSTIEAATGTTLWYTVKARFWVDPVTGAPVNAEQDIQQEMRGGIAAGGPDGKLTAFAGHVTMREDYSDYTVDLVRSNRTKVLALHTYAPIGLAAGGLVLLGVALWLEARGRRVSA
- a CDS encoding ATP-dependent RNA helicase; protein product: MIRTAALDSLPVREAVPALVSALDGHGTAVLCAPPGTGKTTLVPLVLAGLVGGGPRRRVVVAEPRRIAARAAARRMAWLLGEQVGGAVGFTVRGERVAGPDTVVEVVTTGVLLQRLQRDQELTGVDVVVLDECHERHLDADTVAAFLLDVRETLRPELRLVAASATTDSAGWAHVLGQGGPGGAPVVEAAGVSYPVETVWAPPAKPVRPPHGMRVDPAQLTHVASVVRRALAERDGDVLCFLPGVGEIARVAGQLGGVDAEVLQIHGRAPAAVQDAALSVADHRRVILSTAVAESSLTVPGVRVVVDSGLAREPRVDHARGLGALATVRASRAAGRQRAGRAGREAPGTVYRCWAEAEDGRLAAFPSPEIRIADLAQFALQAACWGDPDATGLALLDPPPAGAMAAAREVLVAVGAVSPAGAVTARGQRMARLGLHPRLARALLDGSSALGARRAAEVVALLSEEPPREYGDDLAGAWRRARAGGDGYAARWRAEARRLERAVSPAGRTAGTGAGAAPRTPLGCGTAAGGQPPDPRASNAGEADSSAPPASEPRGPGRSPDLSASPAFEARGAGRSPGGAAAPDDLAAGLIAALGFPERVAKARGEGALLMANGTAAELGDGSRLRSAPWLAVAVADRPPHAASARVRLGAVIDEDTARAAASHLLTAGEEVRWEDGDLIARAAERLGAIELSARPLRTPDPALVRAALLDGLRAEGLGLLRWSPDALTLRARLGFLHRTLGGAWPDVADDRALLERADDWLEPELSRARRRADLGRIDAGQALNRLLPWATGEAVRLDELAPERLEVPSGSRIRVDYAAEHGQPVLAVKLQELFGLAETPRVAGVPVLVHLLSPAGRPAAVTADLASFWQGGYRAVRAELRGRYPKHPWPEDPATAEPTRHTNARLRR